The sequence ATAAATAAAACTATATAATATCAATATTTAGTTGAGCAAATAAGCATATCTTAATTTTCCAAACTATCGTACAACCTTTAAGTGAAATAGTATAGATGTTAATAATCGACTTAAGATTGTTAAATTACTTAATACTTAAAATACCTATACTTTGACAATATATCCATTATTATCTATACTATAAAAAAAATCATCTATACAAGGGGGGAGTGTATGCGTATCAAGAAGTTGTTGTGCGCTAATAGGGGGGAGATAGCCATCAGAGTGTTTAGGGCAGCGACCGAGTTGGGTATTAAAACCGTAGCCGTTTATTCTGAAGAGGATAAGTATTCCCTACACCGCTACAAAGCCGATGAGGCTTATCTTATAGGTAAGGGGCTAGACCCTGTTGCAGCTTATTTAAACATCGATGAAATAATAGATTTGGCTTTGAGAAAAGGCGTTGATGCTATACACCCAGGTTATGGATTTTTATCTGAATCAGCAGAATTTGCAAGGAGATGTCAAGAGGCGGGAATTATTTTTATTGGTCCTAAGCCTGAGGTCGTTGAGCTATTTGGCGATAAACTCATATCGAAACAGGTGGCCAAAAAGTGTGGAGTTCCAGTTGTTGAAGGTAGTGATAAGAATATAGCTTCAATTGATGAGGCTAAAGAATTTGCAAAATCCATAGGCTACCCTGTTATGTTAAAAGCGACAGCGGGAGGAGGTGGAAGGGGTATAAGGATAGTTTTTAATGACAAAGATATAGAAGATAATTTCGATAGCTTGAGGCGCGAGGCCTTAAACTCTTTTGGTAGAGATGATGTAATAATGGAGAAATATTTACCCGCACCCAAGCACATAGAAGTTCAAATACTTGCGGATAATCACGGTAATATAGTCCATCTTTATGAGAGAAACTGCTCAATCCAAAGAAGACACCAGAAGATGATAGAAATAGCACCATCCCCTTCTGTGCCTGGGAGTGTTCTTGAAGCTCTATATGATGCGTCCTTAAAAATAGCGGCAGAGACTGGCATAACAAGTGCAGCAACTATAGAATTTTTGGTTCAGGATAGGGATTTCTACTTCTTGGAAGTTAATCCTCGCATTCAAGTTGAGCATACAATAACGGAGCTTATTACAGGCATAGACTTACTCCAGAGCCAGATTTTGATAGCCGAGGGCAAAAAATTAAACGACAAAGAAATAGGAATTTACTCCCAAAGCAGTATAAAAAAATTAGGATATGCGATTCAATGTAGAATAACTACAGAAGACCCTCAAAACGACTTTATGCCCGATACAGGCGAAATACAGGTTTACAGAAGCCCTGCTGGTTTCGGTGTTAGGTTAGATGCAGGAAGCGCCTATGCAGGTGCTAAGATTTCGCCCTATTACGATTCCTTGTTGGTTAAGGTTTCCACCTGGGCTTTGACATTTGAGCATGCGGCCAAGAAAATGCACAGGGTGTTGAAAGAGTTTAGAATAAGGGGTGTAAAGACCAATATTCAGTTTTTAGAGAATGTTATTACGCATAAGAAGTTTTTGAATACGGACTTTGACGTTAATTTTGTTGACAACACCAAAGAGTTGTACAGGTTTCCCAAACGTAGGGATAGAGCCACGAAGGTTTTGAAGTTTTTGGCAAACAATATAGTAAATAATCCATCCAATGCTGTAATTGACGATAAGATTGTTTTGCCGGTTGTACCCATTTATAAGGAAAAATTTGGAGTTAAAGTTCCCAGAGGATGGAAGAATGTTTTGGATGATGAGGGGGTTGAAGGCGTACTGAAAAAGATTTCTGAATCAAAAAGGGTTCTGGTAACCGACACAACCCTCAGGGATGCTCATCAATCCCTTCTTGCAACAAGAGTTAGAACTAAAGATATGCTCAATGTTGCAGATTTATACACATACCATCTAAATAATTTATTTTCACTTGAAATGTGGGGTGGTGCAACCTTTGATGTGGCTTATAGGTTTTTAAAGGAATCTCCATGGGATAGGCTAAGAAAGTTAAGGAAAAAAATCCCCAACATACTCTTTCAAATGCTACTCAGAGCATCGAACGCCGTAGGATATACCAACTACCCGGATAATGTGGTGAGAGAATTTATAAGTGCAGCATCGGATAATGGTATAGACGTATTTAGGATTTTTGACTGTTTTAACTGGGTTGAGCAGCTTAAGCCTGCGATGGATGAAGTTAAAAAGTGTGGCAAAATTTGTGAGGCGGCCATTAGCTATACTGGTGATGTATTGGATAAATCGAAAACTAAATATACGCTCGATTATTATGTAAATCTTGCAAAGCAGCTAAAAGAGGCTGGCGCAGATATCATAGCTATTAAGGATATGGCTGGCCTTGTTAAGCCTTATGCGGCTAAGGTTTTGGTTGAGGCTATAAAAGCTGAAACAAACCTTCCTGTGCATTTTCATACCCACGATACCAGTGGAAATGGTGAGGCATCTGTGTTAATGGCTATAGAGGCCGGTGCTGATATAGTTGATTTAGCCATGAGCTCTATGGCGAGCCTAACCAGTCAGCCCAGTTTGAATTCTATTCTGGCGGTTTTGGAACCCACAGATAAGGCTTTGAATATTGATAAAGATGTAGCGCAGGAGGTTGCAAATTACTTTGAGAAGGTTAGAAAATATTACTTTCCGTTTGAAAGTGGCCTAAAAGCTCCAACAGCTGAGGTTTATGAGCATGAGATACCGGGTGGTCAATACTCAAACCTTATTGTTCAGGTTGAAAGCCTTGGATTGATAGATAAGTGGGAAGATATAAAAAAGATGTATAAAAAGGTTAATGATATGTTGGGAGATTTGATTAAGGTTACTCCATCTTCTAAGGTTGTGGGTGATTTGGCTTTATTTATGGTTCAAAATAATTTAGAGCCAGAGGATCTTTATAGGAAGGGTGATAATCTATCATTTCCTGATTCTGTTGTTAGTTTTTTTAAGGGTATGCTGGGCCAGCCCTATGGCGGATTCCCCGAAAAACTTGCAAAGATCGTTCTAAAAGGTGAAAAACCGATCAAGGAAAGACCCGGGAAGCTACTTGGAGATTATGATTTTGATGAAGCACATAAAGAGTTAAAGGCCAAATTTAAAAGGGAATTTAACAAAGAGGAGCTTATAAGTTATGCCCTTTATCCAAAGGTGTTTACCGATTATGTTGAATTTGTAAACGAATATGGGGATGCTTCTATTTTTGATACAAGGACATTTTTCTATCCGCTAAATACGCAAGATGAGATAGAGGTTGAAATAGAGGAGGGTAAAACACTTTTTGTTAAATATATCAGCATGGCTGAGCCAGATAAGAAAGGCTTTAGAAAGGTGCTTTTTGAACTTAACGGACAAACAAGGAGTGTGAATATAAAAGACAACAAGATTGCAGCAGCCATAAAGAGCAATGTTAAAGGTAACCTTGATGACCCCAAAGATATATGTGCAATGATGCCGGGCAAGATAGTTAAAATCAATGTCGAGGAAGGTAATAGGGTCAAAAAGGATGATGTTATTGTTATTACAGAAGCAATGAAGATGGAGACAAAGATAAAAGTAGCAACAGACGGAGTTGTGGCAAAGGTCTATTTATCCGAAGGTGATACGATCGAGGCGGGCGATTTAATCGTCAGACTTAAATAACTTACCAAATTCAGCCGGGTTATTTGCCCGGCTTTTTCAATATTAAACATATGCTTAAAAGCCGTTGAAAATTGCACTGTTTTGATACATACTTAACATAAATAAATTAAAAAAGGGTGGTGGGCATGGGTGGAGAGGATGGTTTAAAAGAGGTAGAGTTTTTTCAGAATTTAGGCGTTGACCCTCAAAAGGGTTTATCTCAAGAGGAGGCAGAAAATAGGCTAAAAAAATATGGTTTAAACCAACTGGAAGAAAAAGAGGAAACATTATTTAAGAGGATTGCAAAGAGGTTTATAGGCCCCATTCCTTTTATGATTGAAACCGCTGCAATTCTATCCCTGGCTGTTGGTAGAATGAGTGATTTTTCCATTATTATGGCTATGTTGCTTGTTAATGCTTTCGTTGATTTCTATCAGGAATCCAAAGCTTTAAATGCTATAAAGGTTTTAAAGCAAAAGCTTGCTAAAAGGGCGCTGGTTTTAAGGGATGGTAAGTGGTCAGAAGTAGATGCAAAATATTTAGTTTTGGGGGATGTTGTCAAACTAAAAATAGGCGATATTGTGCCTGCGGATGTTAGGCTTATTGGTGGTGGCGGTTTTTTGTTGGTTGATCAGTCTGCCTTAACGGGTGAGTCTTTACCCGTTGAGAAATCTAAAGGTGATGAGGTCTATGCTAATTCTATTATAAAGCAGGGTGAAATGATAGGCGTTGTTGTGGCAACAGCCAAGAACACTTATTTTGGTACTACTGTTAGCCTTGTGGCAAAGGCAGAGAGGGAAGAAAAGAGTCATTTTCAGAAAATGGTAATAAAGGTAGGTGACTTTTTAATAGCTTTAACAATAGTCATGATAATTTTTATATTAGCTGTGGGTATTTTAAGGCATGAGCCATTTATTGACCTTTTAACATTTTCGTTAGTTTTGACTATATCAGCTATACCTGTTGCAATGCCTGCTGTGCTTACCGTAACCATGGCTATAGGTGCTGTTAGTTTAGCAAAAAAACAAGCTGTTGTGAGCAGGCTTGCAGCAATTGAAGAACTTGCTGGCATGGATGTGCTTTGTGTTGATAAAACCGGTACACTAACCCAGAACAGAATGACAATAGCCGAGCCATTTGCGGCGGCTGGCTATTCAGTTGATGATTTGATGATTTATGCCGCACTTGCAAGTAAAAAAGAGAACAATGACCCAATAGAGGCGCCTATATTCGAATATATAGAGAATAAAAAGATTGAGGATAAGTTAAAAGGTCACGCTTTATTGGATTTTCAACCCTTTGATCCCAAAAGCAAGAGGACTGAAGCCAAATTAAAAACCGATAAGGGAATTATAATTGTCTCAAAAGGTGCACCTCAGGTGATTTTAAAGCTTTCAGATTTAGAAAAGGATGATGTGGATAAACTAAGTGGCGTTGTGTCTGAGTTTGCATCCAAGGGTTTTCGCAGCTTAGGTGTTGCTTATAAAAATGAAGGTGAAGAGAAATTTAGGTTCGTTGGGATTATACCGCTCTACGATCCACCAAAGGAAGATGCAAAACAGGCCATAGAAGAGGCCAAAGCAAAAGGCGTCGATGTTAAAATGATAACGGGTGATAATAGAGCTATAGCCAAATATATAGCATCGATTTTAGGTATAGGTGAGAAGATTGAGGATATAAGAGAACTCAAAGGTGAAAGTATTGAGGAGTATTTGGTTCTTGCTAAAATTATAACAAAAACGCTTGCAAAAAAACTTAAGCCTGATTTCAGTGAAACTCAAATAAATGATATGGCCGAGGATATAATTTCTAAGGTTAAAGAGGAGCTTTTAAGCACTGAGCTTGCCAAGGGTGTGGTTAAAAGGCATGAATCTGAGATTATAAAGATAATAGAGCAGGCAAACGGCTTTGCCGAGGTTTATCCTGAAGATAAGTATTTTGTGATAGAGAAACTCCAAAAGGCAGACCATATTGTAGGTATGACAGGTGATGGTGTAAATGATGCTCCAGCTTTAAAAAAAGCCGATGCTGGAATAGCTGTTAGTAGATCTACAGATGCAGCAAGGGCTGCCGCTGATATAGTGCTTCTAAACAGTGGCATAAGGATTATTGTGGATGCTATCAACGAAGCAAGGGTAATTTTTGAGCGGATGAAGAGCTATGCCACATTTAGAATCGCAGAAACAATAAGAATAATCATATTTATGACGCTCTCGATAGTGCTTTTTAACTTTTATCCAATTACAGCTATAATGATAGTTGTTTTAGCCTTGCTTAACGATATACCGATCTTAACAATAGCCTACGACAATACCAGGATAAGCCAGACACCAGTTAGGTGGGATATGCGAGAGGTTTTAGTCTTATCAAGCTGGCTTGGTGTTGCAGGTGTTTTGTCTTCGTTTGCCTTATTTGTTTATTTGATGAAATATATGCATCTGCCACTTGAATTTGTGCAGTCTGTATTTTTTGCAAAGCTCGTTATAGCAGGGCATGGGACAATCTATAATACGCGTATAAGCGATTGGTTTTTTAAAAAACCGTATCCATCCCTGACGTTGTTTTTAGCGACGTTTTCCAGTAGAGTTGCTGGAACAATCATAGCTGTTTACGGGTTTGGTCTTATGGAACCTATTGGGTGGAAATGGGCAATAGCTATGTGGATATATGCCCTGGCGTGGTTTGTTTTTAATGATGCAGTTAAGATGGCTGTTTTGGCCTACTACAGGAAACGCCTTGCTATTTCAGTGCTATAGACGATGATAGAGCTTAGAAATGTATCCAATCACATCTTAAAGAATATAGATTTAGAAATAAAAAGAGGGGAATTATTCGTCTTGCTTGGACCTAATGGTGCTGGTAAAACCACTCTTCTTGATGTTATAGCCGGTATAACTCCTTATGAAGGAGATGTTTTTATAGATGAAAAGAATATGAAAGGGGTATTACCGGAGGATAGGGACATAGGTTATGTGTTTCAAGGCTTATTTTTATTTCCCCACATGAATGTTTATGAGAATGTAGTTTTTCCTCTAAAGCTTAAAGCTAAAAAACGCTTGAAAGAAAGACTTGATGAGCTTATAGAAATGTTTGAGCTTGGTGGTATTATAAATAGAATGCCAAATCAATTAAGTGGTGGTGAGGCTCAGAGGGTAGCTTTGGCCAGGGCTTTGGCTGTTGAACCTAAAATTCTGCTTATGGATGAGCCTTTTAGTAAACTTGATACAGAGACATCACATAAATTGAGGCTGGAGCTTAAGAGGTTGCACAAAAAACTTTCTATAACCGCACTATTTGTTACTCATAATAAGGATGAGGCTAATTTTTTGGCAGATAGAATATGTTTTATAAAAAATGGTGAGATAGACGGTTTTGGTTAAAGGCTAATTTACAATGCCTACCTTGAAATCCTTAAATTAAATTAACTATCCAATTTTACATAAAGATTTAATATTGACACTTTACCTCTTTTGAGTATACAATTAGGCGGCTGAATTGAACCAAGAAAACAAATTAATTTTTTAGGAGGTAGAGTTATGTTAGCTAACGCCAAGATTAGTATTATAGGTGCAGGTCAGGTTGGTGGCACCACTATGTTGAGGATTGCCGAGAAGGAGCTTGCAAAGACAGTTGTTTTGCTTGATATCGTTGAGGGTTTGCCTCAAGGTAAGGCATTGGA comes from Hippea maritima DSM 10411 and encodes:
- a CDS encoding pyruvate carboxylase; the encoded protein is MRIKKLLCANRGEIAIRVFRAATELGIKTVAVYSEEDKYSLHRYKADEAYLIGKGLDPVAAYLNIDEIIDLALRKGVDAIHPGYGFLSESAEFARRCQEAGIIFIGPKPEVVELFGDKLISKQVAKKCGVPVVEGSDKNIASIDEAKEFAKSIGYPVMLKATAGGGGRGIRIVFNDKDIEDNFDSLRREALNSFGRDDVIMEKYLPAPKHIEVQILADNHGNIVHLYERNCSIQRRHQKMIEIAPSPSVPGSVLEALYDASLKIAAETGITSAATIEFLVQDRDFYFLEVNPRIQVEHTITELITGIDLLQSQILIAEGKKLNDKEIGIYSQSSIKKLGYAIQCRITTEDPQNDFMPDTGEIQVYRSPAGFGVRLDAGSAYAGAKISPYYDSLLVKVSTWALTFEHAAKKMHRVLKEFRIRGVKTNIQFLENVITHKKFLNTDFDVNFVDNTKELYRFPKRRDRATKVLKFLANNIVNNPSNAVIDDKIVLPVVPIYKEKFGVKVPRGWKNVLDDEGVEGVLKKISESKRVLVTDTTLRDAHQSLLATRVRTKDMLNVADLYTYHLNNLFSLEMWGGATFDVAYRFLKESPWDRLRKLRKKIPNILFQMLLRASNAVGYTNYPDNVVREFISAASDNGIDVFRIFDCFNWVEQLKPAMDEVKKCGKICEAAISYTGDVLDKSKTKYTLDYYVNLAKQLKEAGADIIAIKDMAGLVKPYAAKVLVEAIKAETNLPVHFHTHDTSGNGEASVLMAIEAGADIVDLAMSSMASLTSQPSLNSILAVLEPTDKALNIDKDVAQEVANYFEKVRKYYFPFESGLKAPTAEVYEHEIPGGQYSNLIVQVESLGLIDKWEDIKKMYKKVNDMLGDLIKVTPSSKVVGDLALFMVQNNLEPEDLYRKGDNLSFPDSVVSFFKGMLGQPYGGFPEKLAKIVLKGEKPIKERPGKLLGDYDFDEAHKELKAKFKREFNKEELISYALYPKVFTDYVEFVNEYGDASIFDTRTFFYPLNTQDEIEVEIEEGKTLFVKYISMAEPDKKGFRKVLFELNGQTRSVNIKDNKIAAAIKSNVKGNLDDPKDICAMMPGKIVKINVEEGNRVKKDDVIVITEAMKMETKIKVATDGVVAKVYLSEGDTIEAGDLIVRLK
- a CDS encoding plasma-membrane proton-efflux P-type ATPase; the encoded protein is MGGEDGLKEVEFFQNLGVDPQKGLSQEEAENRLKKYGLNQLEEKEETLFKRIAKRFIGPIPFMIETAAILSLAVGRMSDFSIIMAMLLVNAFVDFYQESKALNAIKVLKQKLAKRALVLRDGKWSEVDAKYLVLGDVVKLKIGDIVPADVRLIGGGGFLLVDQSALTGESLPVEKSKGDEVYANSIIKQGEMIGVVVATAKNTYFGTTVSLVAKAEREEKSHFQKMVIKVGDFLIALTIVMIIFILAVGILRHEPFIDLLTFSLVLTISAIPVAMPAVLTVTMAIGAVSLAKKQAVVSRLAAIEELAGMDVLCVDKTGTLTQNRMTIAEPFAAAGYSVDDLMIYAALASKKENNDPIEAPIFEYIENKKIEDKLKGHALLDFQPFDPKSKRTEAKLKTDKGIIIVSKGAPQVILKLSDLEKDDVDKLSGVVSEFASKGFRSLGVAYKNEGEEKFRFVGIIPLYDPPKEDAKQAIEEAKAKGVDVKMITGDNRAIAKYIASILGIGEKIEDIRELKGESIEEYLVLAKIITKTLAKKLKPDFSETQINDMAEDIISKVKEELLSTELAKGVVKRHESEIIKIIEQANGFAEVYPEDKYFVIEKLQKADHIVGMTGDGVNDAPALKKADAGIAVSRSTDAARAAADIVLLNSGIRIIVDAINEARVIFERMKSYATFRIAETIRIIIFMTLSIVLFNFYPITAIMIVVLALLNDIPILTIAYDNTRISQTPVRWDMREVLVLSSWLGVAGVLSSFALFVYLMKYMHLPLEFVQSVFFAKLVIAGHGTIYNTRISDWFFKKPYPSLTLFLATFSSRVAGTIIAVYGFGLMEPIGWKWAIAMWIYALAWFVFNDAVKMAVLAYYRKRLAISVL
- a CDS encoding ABC transporter ATP-binding protein, which encodes MIELRNVSNHILKNIDLEIKRGELFVLLGPNGAGKTTLLDVIAGITPYEGDVFIDEKNMKGVLPEDRDIGYVFQGLFLFPHMNVYENVVFPLKLKAKKRLKERLDELIEMFELGGIINRMPNQLSGGEAQRVALARALAVEPKILLMDEPFSKLDTETSHKLRLELKRLHKKLSITALFVTHNKDEANFLADRICFIKNGEIDGFG